Genomic window (Helianthus annuus cultivar XRQ/B chromosome 3, HanXRQr2.0-SUNRISE, whole genome shotgun sequence):
aaagatcattcaattttccaacaagctcttttaaatgaaagtgtacgatatgtttaaggCATCTGAGTATTGAATACATCAAGTTCACGATCGCATAAAATATGAATTTCACTATTATCGTCATCCTCATCAACTAGAAgataactattttcgtttcatataatattaaataagaacttttagttacaagtaatcacaatatataaaaattacataagataagtaacatatataataaaaataagtaacaacccaaactaaaataacctTGGGTGTTTCGGATTttaccggtataccggattttaccgccgatacaaaccttatgccgtttcacttatttaccggggtgtttcgtaccggatttacatctgaaaacggtaataccggtataaccggccggtatttaccggtttttaaaacattgctcgAGAGGCATCTAATAATCTAAGTCAATACAACCTCCTATAGCCATGCAAGAAAAGCCATGATTCGTGATGCATGTCCCCtgttattttaatatatatgcAATATCTAACActtctttttttcttttagaAACAATTATTGTACTAAGTTAGATATATATGCAATATCTAAGTACATGCACTTCTTTAAGATGACTCATACATGTTGTTTCTGATATATTACATGGTAATATTAACATAAACTTTTaagtatatattttatataatatatgtagATACGTATATCAATGAAAAGGAGTAGCACAACTCAATAGTCAATACTTTTGAGAAAGTTTGAGGCATCCCCTCCGTTCACTTGGCGAGCAAGAGTTGAAGGAAGAATCATATGTACTTATTTCCCTTGTCTTTATTTGCtttttttaaaagtaaaataaaaattgCTTCCATCATTTCACATGAATAAAGTGGTAGCCGCCTTCTTTTTCTTTAATGTTGCATCTGGGCTTGTAGTTGATtcttattatatttatttagatTCGTGTTATGAATTTACATCTAAGATAGTTGATAAACGGGTAACAAGGTGCGCcgctattttttttttgaatagcaacactaagtcttttaaaaactacgtccatagatatcgggtcataacattactatgcatgaccctttgaactcgactaagcaGGTCCACAGCTtctggcgccagaaaaccaaaagtatcaaaaacAAATAggataaacacgtgctggttgtcaaggcacgctttctcatgtttggtcactttacccgaagcagcCTGACCCACCATGAAAGCACTACCACCTAAGCCCACAAGCAGGGAAACTCCTGTTAGATCCACACATGCatgttttcctcctacccatccaaagaccaGAATGTTGGCTGGTCGAAGGAtagatctcccttccaacgggtctgttaagaaattaacgggtgcctctttctttttatcaaaaaaaaaaaaaaaaaatacaataataaCATTTGATTGTATAATTTATTATTCAGTTTAACATTTTAAATCAAAATACTAGTTTTATCAAGTCTGTAACACTGATAATCAAATTTTGAATGtctataatatataaaaaaattaattaaccTTAGCATATTTGAAATCTTCGGGATTAATACTTAATGTTGTATTGTATTACAATAGAAAATAAAtaattgagttaattactgttttcgtccctgtggtttgtcaaaaatcactatttcagtccattagtttaaaaattgctatttcagtccctgtggtttcactttcgtaaccatttcagtccctctAGTTTCACTTTTGttaccatttcaatccatttattctattaatacagggactgaaatggttacgatgtggactgaaatggttacgaaagggAAACCACAGGgcctgaaatcgcaatttttaaactaatggattgaaatagtgatttttaacaaaccacagggacgaaaacagtaattaactattTAGTGATTAAATCTTAATATAGGAAATAACCCTCAGTTATATCATGAACAATTGATAAAATTTATTAGTAAGGCCAATGGGGGTGGGAGCGTTATAGCCATACATCACACGTGAAAAAGTATAGCACACCGCCGCACCTATTCCCATCACTCGTGAAACTTTAACGCGTTGATAATATCACGCATTGAAGAATTGTTGCATGTATGTGTATAACTTGTATATTGTGTATTAATACTTGTATATTGgaatcccatcactagtgatgaccaccACCACTAAAacatgcttgtgagtgatagaatagtggttgctgacatggcggaacatgattggatgtttgtgagtgatagaatttcatcactagtgaccacccccactcccctaagAATGTTTTTAATATTACGTGAATATGTAAACATAAATTTAAGAATATATATTAGATGCCTAGATGGTCTAAGAAATAAGTTTTTAGTGGTCATATTTTAATCCATCAAAAAAACACCGAAACTTTCTACAAAAGAAAAAGCAGTCCAGCCCTACAAATTGACCGAAAAAGAATAACTTATAAACATATGTTTTCTCCGTCCGTTATATGATAATGGATAAAAGTGAACAATATCATTAATTTATTATATTAACATGTACACAACACAACATTCTCATCATTTTAAAACTAAACTTAAACACAAGGCAAATCCCCAAAATAACCTCGTTTAgcaaattaattaattaaaaatttaaacttcAACTTTTTCAAATTACCAAAATAGCTATTGACCCCTCTCCCGCGTCATATGGAGTAGTAGTACTCTATTCATACGCCATTGACTCCTCGTTTTCCACCCCTGTGACGGCTTGGCTTCTCCTGCGCTAAAATAGGGTGGCGACGGGAGTCTCCTTCGCCATTTTGAACCATTGAAaggcaatttaaaaaaaaatccagtTTCACTTTTATCTCTGGACTCTTTCCACCGCCATCCATCAATTCACTTATTCCCCAAGTTGCAATCGGTTACCAGGCAAGTGTTTGTTACACACTTTAGCTTCTTAGCTAACTTACACAAACCTAACCTCTATGAACATGAAAGCTGCAGACATTTGCTTTGATATTTATTACAGGCCAGGACAGGTCTAACATTTTTGGAGGCCCTAAGCGAATTACAAAGTCGGGACTCTTTTGAATTGGGATAAAGAAAACATCAATTTTGTTTTCTGCCTTTCAAGTCCCAATTGGAAATTCGCAAGCACAATCTCAATCGTAAGCACAATATCAAAATTCAAAGGTTTGAAGCTTCAATTAGGGATTTATGGCAAACAGTGATTGAGTAAATAGGGATTTATGGCAAACAATGATTGAGTAAATCACAATATGTAgagattattataaaaaaatagtCGTTAACCAATCTGGATTATCCTTATGACATCATTAATTTCCCCTAATATCAGTTATTATTTCTCTTTGATTCGCGACTTTTTGGAGGCCCTAGAGCCTAGACATGAAACACTATAGGTGTGGCACTAACACACCATGTGCACCGTTGGTTTTCCTACCTTTGCGTTGTGAGTACATGTTTACCACTTAGGCCACTCAGGGCGGTAGCGTGATGAAGGCCCATCACTCGTTGAATTCAAACGGAACACCGCCGCCGGTGTTTATTTAACGCGTTGAAGTTTCAACGCGTGCTACATATCACGCgttaaagttttaaaaaattcGACCGTTGTTGGAATATGACCgttcaagttccacaagatatcaatttacaattgcgtaacgaagaaactcactttcggttgagattcgatttaatcgaactagtaggttctctaggtttggagttttcggattcggacgaggagtagggtttttttttttttaaattgtatgtttctagtatgttaaattggagtaggtttttttttgtaaaaaaaaattgtatgtttctagtatgttaaattgaagtagtatgttttaaatttaatgaaatttttaattttagtgttttattgttaatttctaatttaaaataaaaaaaataaaaaaaattagtgatatttataattttaaaatgaaaattaaaaataaatgggagtgatagaattccatcactagtgattccacccctcctacatttctatcactagtgatggaaatttAGTTGATGACAAGGCATAATTTTATTGGACATTGAGAGTGATGGtaactatcactagtgaaccacccctagtccccttattCCCATATCCAAAACATAAAGTAGCCATGATTGAAGAGAGGTGCGATTAGTAAGTAGGACATTTGTAGTTGTAAACTAGAGCACAATCGTCTAGTCCAATGACACCTTGAATGTGGTATTGGTGATGGGGAACCACAGTTAAAGAAAGGTGGAACATTGACCTTGATCGTTAATGGCAACGGTTTCAATGGATCGTTCAAGGAGGTAGCGATGCTGATGGATCGTTTAGGGAAACTGTAACATCCCACATTGGTTGTGAAGGGGAACGaaggcttccttataaggggcttgataccttcaccatcatgacgcGTTTTAAATCCGTGAGGCGATGGTGGTTCATCCAGCCATAAcggacaatatcatggtgcggttacAGAAACAACAGGGTTGGTGGATTGTTCAAGGCAACAACGATATAAGGGGATCTTTTAGTGGGGGCGACCTTGATTAGTAAGTTTGTCATTCCCATATCCATGGTCTATGAATTAAGAAGTCAAAATTTGGGAAAAATTTCATGGTCATATGGTTTATGGGGATGGATGCATTAGGTTGGGTGGGTGTTGCATTGATAGTCCAATAGGTTGTGGTACAAGTGAATACTAAGGACTTAAGGTATAACTTTATGCAAAGATGGGATTAAATCATTTCATAACACATAAATTGTCCATGTAATTATTTCAAGAATATATTTGCAACAGAGGAGGCATTTGGATGCTAAGATATTAGTTACATACTAGCATATCCAAGCACAAAATCAAAACTAAACTTAAAAACTTAATGTCACAAAGCATATATAGTGTCGGTGCTTGTATGTATTTCTTGATTAAACATGATCATTTGCTACTAGCTGACCTCTCAAAATCAACGCTGATAACTTCTCGATCACCAATGTTATGGCATTGACAAGTTTTTGGTAAAACCAATTGAACACCAAGCGTGGCACATTTCGGCCTTCTATGAGGGTGACCACAGTGCATGCCATAAGAAAACCAAACCAATAAGGAAACTCTTCGGATGCAAGCAACGTAAGTAGGGAACAGAAAAACAAGGTTTCTGTAAATATGGCGAGGACATTGAAAAGAACTATCTTCCAATATTTATGGCCCGCATCTTTGTTGAGATAGAGCTTCCATTTTGTAGCAAAAAAGTTCACCACTAGAGTTGTTAAGGAGATAACCACTCCTATATTTTTTTGTGGAGTGTGTTCACTCATATGAACAATCCTCTCAAGCAATCCGATCTTGATCCCTACTAATATAGCGTACATAGCCACTTGCAATGATCTGAAACGATAACCATCTTATTTGTCAAGTTTAAGTTAACGACAAATAGTTAGTTACTGCTAGCTAGCGAGATCATGAACAAAACCAGAACACTAGGATTTTAAGACTAACATGTCTCTTGAACTCTCCGTATATTAAACTCAACTCGACACACCAAGACAATTACATTATGTAAGTAATCTATGCTAATTCTAACCCAACTCAAACTCAAATACTAAACAAAATAAACCTATAGCCCACAATTCAAACCAACCTATATCATCTAGGAACATAGAAACACTTCAACCCTCAACATTTATCTAGCAAAACATGCAAATGTAAGCCTGTAGTAGGGTGTTATGATTTATGACTATATATGATAAGGAAGATGAATTAGATTACCTTTCATTCATGTTGGTATCATGATCCATTGATATAGAGTAATCTGTTGTATGCTGATACCAAGAATTATAATCTGACGAAATGTGTGTGTCTATACTGTTTAGTGTTTATATAATGAGTTGCAATTACCATAAGCAGAATTAAAAAAGAGAGGAAAGCATAACTGATTGGGCTGACCCGAGCACTCGGAGTAGAATATTGTTTTCACGATTacataatattaatattaatatttatacaAGTAATAAACTTTGTCAGTTAATGCTTCAACTCGAACTCCTTTATTTTCAAGTTTTTAGTGAGAGATTTATAACtcatttaaattaattattatttacATAATTACACACACAAAAAAATATTTATGACATTACTTGTGTGATCACCTAATATTAACCAACAATACTGTCGTTGGTAATTAGTTAATTACAAATAACAATAATTATAACATATTAACATCACTCTCTAATATTGTATATTATGACCAGGCATGTCAAGTTTATACCACAGCAAAAACATATGTATTTTTATCATCAATGTTCATTAACTTGCATAGTTGCATTAAAAAATATTTCGATTACATGAgtaaatgtgaaaaaaaaaaattgaaaagtttATGAGTAATGTAAATAAAAAccaatatatattatatatacactCACATTGTACATTATGTAAGTGTATGTAATAGTTGCATTAATATATGTATGATGACTCAAAAGCATTAATATATGTATAATGACTCAAAAAAATTCTTTAGATTCTAAAATAACATGGCACCAAAAAAAATTCTTTAGATTCTAAAACACCATTTCTAAATGTAAATTATCGATTATGGTGCAACCCTAATTCATGTTTGTATTTTTAATTTACATGGGATCTTTGGACTAACTTTTTTAATCGAAAAAGACGGTGAGAGTACTAGTGATCATATCATGCATCTACTTTAAGGATTTAAAAGTATTATTTGGCGCCGCCGAGTAAGAAGGGGCTGTTTGATAGCCTCTGAATGATCATTAACAGTGGCGGATCCCAAGAATTTTTTTATCGGGGTGcagaacatttttaaaaattttaggcccctaggtatataagtaaaaaaatcgattcgtatcgggtcgggtcatgtaaaaaaacgaacatcaaactaaatttatataatcatcaaaaacatgtcaaaccttgttacaaacataattaaaacgtcgacgccctacgggttttcattttttgaaatctatcaaaaacatcatctaaaactaatttcttaagcaattctttctctatataacataagttcatcgctccttaacataatgtttcaattttaattttcaactattcaagccctagaaatcataacgtaagttgcaatcaccctaaaaatatataaacaacataatcaccctaaaaatatataaacaacataatcaccctaaaaatcatctaaacaaccataaacaacttcaaaacacacaaaatttcaaacctatttaacaactttattacccttttttctcctataatatcaaccaaaatcatcaaaataacaaagaaacttacccgtgttcggattccggttagatttggtgtcaaacgacggtggtatgtTAGCTGATTACGGTGGTCCCCGGCTActggactgttgtcgctgggtgatattgttcgttggcagtgcaggtcaagagagagagagagagagagagagagagagagagagagagagagagagagagagagagagctggagagaatttctaaagattttgggctttaattattttattatagtttgaaatattgttggctTTGGTTAATGTGCTAAGACTTggtgggctagctagttaggaattataagtggtaaaggtatgggtatttgggtttagttagttaggtattaaaagttatataatttacgtagtattttttttttaaaaaataagagtttactaaaacaaaattaaaatataaattgataacactttttacctaagggctGCGAACGAAAAATTTCAAaggtgcggtcgaaaaattccaaggggtgcggacgaaaaattccaaagGGTGCGGACAGGATTTTtgacggaacttagcactaaattttttttccgcgggggtgcgcccgcccaccttgggctaggcttgggtccgcccctggtcATTAAGAgtctacctcttaatggaactattaataattttaccaatgagaaggtagaagaatgtgacatgtgatgatttaccattcagaggttacctcttaaccattcagaattAAGGTTACCTCTTATTCGTTCAGAGGTTTCAAACCATTAAGaagtagcatctgaatggtcattaaaagGCTACTAAACAGCCCCTAAATCGGTGAATGTGTATGAATGGACTATAGATATTTCTCGGTAATGTGTAGTAAATTTAACTGAACATCCACATATTAAAATACAGATTGTTTAGATTCTTATGATATGAACATAcacatgtgtgtatgtgtatttatacataaaacaaaattatataaaatggACGTACATCTTAAATTACATATAGTTTATAGTTTGTTTGATCTACACATGTATAGAATCACAAGTGTGCTTTTAATCGAAAAAATGCTGGAAAATTATTACCATGGAAAGATGAGAGAGGAGAGAATAAATTACTTAATTTTATAGAAATATTTTACAAACATaaatttttatttgtatttttgttaAGTATATACAGATTCTATACATGTGTAGATTGTTGTTTTTTTAAAGCATATGCAGATTCTATACATGTGTAGATATATTGCTGTTTTTGTTCAGTGATTCaatttaaataaaattatataataatggTAGATAAACGGGCAACAAACGTCAGAACCCTCTTTCGAATAGCAAATCCAATTCTactgaaaaaagaaaaaaaaactctaGTTTTCAACGTCGAGAAATTGATATGCACGTCCTTTTGCACCATGTCCAAGAAACCGACAACTTCAGAAGCAAAAGAACCAAGAGTATAAATGCAAAGCGAATGAAGATATAAAATAGCAAATCCAATTTCTACTGAAAACGAAACTCTACGTagataaataaattttatatgcAAATCTAAGATGTGTCCATtttatgaaattttgttttatatataaataCGTACACGTATTTGTTCGATAAACAGTCTATAATTTTTATAAGTGTATGCATTCGGTCTTCGTGTCGATAGATAAATTcaattaaatttataaaactacaCATTACGTAGAAATATATCTATAGTCCATTATACATGCACTCACAGATTCAGTATCTTTGTTTCTTAAACATCCTTACTAATGCATGACAGATACGACAAGTACTATCGCTGTCTTTTTCGATAACAAACTAAAACAAAAAGTTATTCCAAAGATCGCCTGTTAAGAATACGAACATGAAGGGCTCCATCGTCTCTTGTTACGCCTTTAAGCAAGTGTCGTTTAGCAAGTTCTCCTCGTATATTTTTTTACCATGAATCTCTGTGCTTGCATCTGCTACATATATATATCTAATATCTTGTAACCCTAATAACCAAATCTCCTACTTTCTCCGCATTTCGTggaatatatacatataaaaatacCTAGCTACTTTCAGCAGGATTCCTAGTGGAAGCCACTGCGCCATTTGGATTCCAGTTGTCGGCACCGTAAGTTATAGAGAAAGAAGATCGAAAAGAGGATCAAAGTGGAGGATGTTTATTTAACATATTTGGAAATTACTAAGAATAAACTTATATATTGCAATAAAAGTTCATATACCTTTTACATACTTTCACTACAAGAACAGGGCACCTTTAGCGGCGACGGGTGTCGCCGGTATTGACCActtttgtcgccgctattgaccattagcggcgacatgtcgccggtAAAGCATCGCCGGTATTGCTGGGCCGGTATTGACCGGTTGTCGCCGGTATTAATTATTGTCGCCGATATTGACCAGCCAGTTTTAGCGGCGACAGTTGTCTTCGCTAAAGGTGTCGCCGGTATTAACCTTCGTCGGTAAAGATTGAAAGGCAATAGCGGCGACacgtgtcgccgctaaaagtctgtttttgttttttaatacaGCAGCTGTATATACAGCTGCCTAGccagttttacggccgaaaaaacAAAACCTGCCTATTTTCAAACAACGCAAGCACACGCCATGAACATAATCAACGGATACTAAAGGTAATATAATTAAAAACTACGTTTAAGTCGTACATTATATCCTACAACATTTAATTAAATCCAAATCATACATTAAAAACAAGTCACTCATCGTCATCGTTATCGTTGGGTTCATCGTCGGATTCATTATCGAATAAGTTGTCAGAATCGTAGTCTTTtgactttccttttccttttccttgtgaAGCAAGATAGTTGTTAAGTTGGTTCAAAAATGACGGGGTTTGGAACAAGCTGTTAACAAAATCCTACAATAATAGATAGCAAAACGTATATTAGCATATTAATTAACGCtaccaacatatatttaacaaggaAACATGCGTTCGTTTGTCATTTTATAAATTGCGTAGTTTACCTCGGAAAAGGGTTCTTGCGTCCGAGATTGCAAAGACGACATGTTAGATGACGAGTGCGAGGACGTGTTGGAAGAAGTTTTAGGCCCCATCCCGCGGTACCATCCTCGCCGCTCACCCAACGCTTCCTGATACGGGGCAATTGGCGGACCCTCACCGCTCCATTCACTTGTGGCGTGTTGTATGTTCCGCTGTATTTTACGAAGATGAttaaatatatatgtgtatatatatatatatatatatatatatatatatttgttatagaaaataatacttaaaagaaATACTTACGTAATTTTGTTCAGCAACCGGATCAACCCAATTCCCTTGATTGTCCGTGTGGGTTTTAGCATACGTAGGTACCCAATCCATATCCTGTTTAACATTAAACTTAGATTAgacattaaataaacaaaagcttacacacacgcacacatacataaaacattacatttttatagGCGGTGCTACCGTATGAAGATGTCCCCCCCACGGTATGAGAATTGTTGTTTCTCGCGTACTAGTGTGTTGGCCTTgcttcttttaatatatttttcttcCCGGAAACCTTCGATGGTTCTCAACCAGTTATCATAGGGCATATCCGGGGGATGGAATGCCCTTGCACTCTCAAGATCATTGTAACCTCCCTTGCTCTTAAATaatgttagtgcacctacgtctgctgactacgtcttccatcaagtcttgaagCTGATCAGATAGgaaatggcacggaatcctagaatagCTTGTTTGTATagggatcgcttatatgtacttagcctaggatcgcttatatgtcaagtagtagtgtggatcgcttataggaCATGATtgatggatcgcttatttggcaagttcaggatcgcttatatggctgTCATATAAGCGACCCAGACATATCTATATATAGTTGAGCGATCCAACACATAGTTAACGGTGTATTCTTCcggttgagccacgaagtgctgccgaagtgctgtcaaaccttGTAATCGAGTTGaatatcaatacaacagcaatattagagtgaatacagcttcaatagcaccgaattattagtttccgcctcttaattcggacgcaaacttctctgaacgactcaaacaggtcgacgaacgatcctacaagtggtatcagagctcaggaggaggagttcttgccattttagctgctattcttctgattttctacactttcttcactttttcaaaatttttcacggtaaaaacggctcaaaatcacacagtgcactcggaatcatgaattaacaaatccttgaagttttcagatctaaaatcgaagTAGAAACCAAGATTTTAGGTGTTTTGTTCATTCAGGTTCGCTCAAAAGGTGATGTCAGCATCTGGATCGCTCCAAATTGTTtatctggaccgctccaaatatCAATTTTGACTTCTGGATCGCTCAAAATTTTGGTTATGGACCGCTCATCAGTACACTTTTGAACCGCTTTTAGTGACATAACTTGGACCGCTCATCCTTTAGAACGCTCGTACGAACGAAttttggaccgctcgaacagACATCGTGCTTGGATCGCTCCAAAATCAAAaggttgaaccgctcgaacggaccttgtctgaaccgctcgaacataTAATGTATGGACCGCTCATTCAGATTGCTGTTGGACCGCTCGAACTAACCTTTGTGAATCGCTCGAACTAACCTTTGTGGACCGCTCATTCAAATTGCTGTTGTGCATTTGTGAACAATTTGTGAACAATGGATacggaattttataacgcttttgctaccccggtctcgattactcagaatgctttgattgaaaatgaaaccggaacgtctcggaaaccaccgaaactcatggatattgatgattacaacgtgtggtcggaaagattcggaaattgggtagaagcctatcatcttgatgcgtgggaacacaccgaggaacaatatgttaaacccacaaaggatgatgttgtgaatggtactccattaacacttagagaaatgagtgcaacagacaaaaagaaatatcgggatgagaaactcatggtgagtctgcttcagcaagctataaaagaggatatcttgattctgcttcaacacgatggaactgcatattcaatttggacagagttggaagcaaagtttattgggagtgatgatatgcttaagaataaaaaatctctcatgaagaaagaattcgatttgtttcgtggtttaaaatctgaaaacaccaagcagattattgatagatattgtaacttgg
Coding sequences:
- the LOC110928329 gene encoding uncharacterized protein LOC110928329 → MDWVPTYAKTHTDNQGNWVDPVAEQNYRNIQHATSEWSGEGPPIAPYQEALGERRGWYRGMGPKTSSNTSSHSSSNMSSLQSRTQEPFSEDFVNSLFQTPSFLNQLNNYLASQGKGKGKSKDYDSDNLFDNESDDEPNDNDDDE